The following are encoded in a window of Sphaerisporangium siamense genomic DNA:
- a CDS encoding cupin domain-containing protein: MTLSGPAAGDGVDLRGADLPWSDVSMPGGSGPVRLARLHADPRTRASVSLVHFPPGWTRPGTGHYTCAEEFYVLHGAITVSGARAEAGTYAYMPPRATRTAGAAADDGCLAVAWFSGPPLWQDGPASEPPGHDPVHAAVQGDLGSPRAPRPEVPGGSALLSSVADLPGARTEGVDLLFVDAWRWAYVAPGEPAPASPGRVLVRSWPSGDA; this comes from the coding sequence ATGACACTGAGCGGACCGGCGGCCGGGGACGGCGTGGACCTGCGCGGCGCGGACCTGCCGTGGAGCGACGTCTCCATGCCGGGGGGCTCGGGCCCCGTCCGGCTGGCCCGGCTGCACGCCGACCCGCGGACCCGCGCCTCGGTGTCGCTGGTCCACTTCCCGCCGGGGTGGACCCGGCCCGGAACCGGCCACTACACCTGCGCCGAGGAGTTCTACGTCCTCCACGGCGCCATCACTGTCAGTGGCGCCCGCGCCGAGGCGGGCACGTACGCCTACATGCCGCCGAGGGCCACGCGGACGGCCGGCGCCGCCGCGGACGACGGCTGCCTGGCGGTCGCCTGGTTCTCCGGCCCGCCCCTCTGGCAGGACGGGCCCGCCTCCGAACCTCCCGGCCACGACCCGGTCCACGCCGCCGTCCAAGGCGACCTCGGCTCGCCGCGCGCGCCCCGGCCGGAGGTTCCCGGAGGTTCCGCGCTGCTCTCCTCGGTCGCGGACCTGCCCGGCGCGCGCACCGAGGGCGTCGACCTGCTCTTCGTGGACGCCTGGCGGTGGGCGTACGTGGCACCCGGCGAGCCCGCGCCCGCGT